A region of Streptomyces sp. NBC_01267 DNA encodes the following proteins:
- a CDS encoding amino acid ABC transporter permease — protein MSASVLYDAPGPKAVVRNRIYAVIGSVAILALLVVSIMRLADKGDLAGGMWDIFNYAGIRQNIADALVATLKAFGLAAVGSIVLGLVLVVGRLSDHRPIRWLATAFIELFRSIPLLITIYAIWVGFLTDYSMWALALGLSIYNGCVQAEVLRAGINSVPKGQREAAYALGLNKTQVMVSVLLPQAIRAMLPTIISQLVVTLKDTSLGYIILYPELLATARLIAANTPVDGQYPYVSTIVVIGVIYIAMCLLLSALATWIEKRGRRARTSITVAPAAQPVTPSEITAPPAAD, from the coding sequence ATGAGTGCCAGCGTGCTGTACGACGCGCCGGGCCCCAAGGCCGTCGTCCGCAACCGTATCTACGCCGTCATCGGCAGCGTGGCCATCCTCGCGCTGCTCGTCGTCAGCATCATGCGGCTCGCCGACAAGGGCGACCTCGCCGGCGGCATGTGGGACATCTTCAACTACGCGGGCATCCGGCAGAACATCGCCGACGCCCTGGTGGCAACGCTGAAGGCCTTCGGTCTGGCCGCGGTCGGATCGATCGTGCTGGGTCTGGTCCTGGTCGTCGGCCGGCTCTCCGACCACCGCCCGATCCGCTGGCTGGCCACCGCGTTCATCGAGCTGTTCCGCTCCATCCCGCTGCTGATCACCATCTACGCGATCTGGGTCGGCTTCCTCACCGACTACTCGATGTGGGCGCTGGCGCTGGGGCTGTCGATCTACAACGGCTGTGTCCAGGCCGAGGTCCTCAGGGCGGGCATCAACTCCGTACCGAAGGGGCAGCGCGAGGCCGCCTACGCGCTGGGTCTGAACAAGACGCAGGTCATGGTGAGCGTGCTGCTGCCGCAGGCGATCCGTGCGATGCTGCCGACGATCATCAGCCAGCTGGTGGTCACGCTCAAGGACACGTCGCTCGGCTACATCATCCTGTACCCCGAACTGCTCGCGACCGCACGGCTGATCGCGGCCAACACCCCGGTCGACGGCCAGTATCCGTACGTCTCGACGATCGTCGTGATCGGTGTCATCTACATCGCGATGTGTCTGCTGCTCTCGGCGCTCGCCACCTGGATCGAGAAGCGTGGACGCCGGGCCAGGACGAGCATCACGGTGGCCCCGGCCGCCCAGCCGGTCACGCCGTCGGAGATCACGGCTCCTCCTGCGGCCGACTAG
- a CDS encoding amino acid ABC transporter permease: MNVLLDNFPAFRDGFIGTVSITAVSSVIALVLGIVIAGFRVSPVPPLRFFGTAWVTLLRNTPLTLLFLVATFVVPEILFPGMSPFVLASLALGFYTSSFVCEAVRSGIGTVPLGQAEAARSLGMSFFQTLQMIVLPQATRTVIAPLSSIIIALTKNSAIAGAFSVTELFGWQKTLSDRGYGIAPIFLWVALGYLVITFAISGVFRLVERRMEVAR, translated from the coding sequence ATGAACGTACTGCTCGACAACTTTCCGGCGTTCCGCGACGGCTTCATAGGAACCGTGTCGATCACCGCCGTCAGTTCGGTTATCGCCCTGGTGCTCGGCATCGTCATCGCCGGGTTCCGGGTATCGCCTGTGCCCCCGCTGCGGTTCTTCGGAACGGCCTGGGTCACACTTCTGCGCAACACCCCGTTGACTCTGCTGTTCCTCGTCGCCACCTTCGTGGTCCCCGAGATCCTCTTCCCGGGCATGAGCCCCTTCGTGCTCGCCTCGCTCGCGCTCGGTTTCTACACCTCGTCCTTCGTCTGCGAAGCCGTCAGGTCCGGCATCGGTACGGTCCCGCTCGGTCAGGCCGAGGCAGCCCGTTCGCTCGGGATGAGCTTCTTCCAGACCTTGCAGATGATCGTTCTGCCGCAGGCGACCCGAACCGTCATCGCACCGCTGAGCAGCATCATCATCGCGCTCACCAAGAACTCGGCGATCGCCGGTGCCTTCAGCGTCACCGAACTCTTCGGCTGGCAGAAGACCTTGAGTGACCGGGGCTACGGCATCGCGCCCATCTTCCTCTGGGTCGCCCTCGGCTACCTGGTCATCACCTTCGCCATCAGCGGTGTCTTCCGCCTGGTAGAGCGCCGTATGGAGGTCGCACGATGA
- a CDS encoding glutamate ABC transporter substrate-binding protein has translation MKFRKSAAFATIAVLALTGTACGGKSGSAGDQAANPAGGKDAPKLPAYTVAKNVTLDSPTLKAAQKRGKLVIGAKADQPYLGFEDQSTKERSGFDVELARMVAADLGFSKDQIEWKTVDSGIRETAISKGQVDYFVGTYTINDERKKLVGFAGPYYKAGADLLVRKDETGITGPTALKGKKVCSIKGSTPLEEIKKPKYGAKTTELAKYSDCVQELLTKQVDAVTTDDAILKGYAAQNPKKLKVIGQPFTQEPYGVGLSKGDKALRDFIDTSIENHVKDGTYKKIYEATLGLSGSAYVAPPAVERY, from the coding sequence ATGAAGTTCCGCAAGTCCGCTGCCTTCGCGACGATCGCCGTCCTCGCCCTCACCGGAACCGCCTGTGGCGGGAAGTCGGGCTCCGCCGGCGACCAGGCCGCCAACCCGGCCGGTGGCAAGGACGCTCCCAAGCTCCCGGCCTACACGGTCGCGAAGAACGTCACTCTGGACTCTCCGACGCTCAAGGCGGCCCAGAAGCGCGGCAAGCTGGTCATCGGCGCCAAGGCCGACCAGCCGTACCTCGGCTTCGAGGACCAGTCGACGAAGGAGCGCTCCGGCTTCGACGTCGAGCTCGCCAGGATGGTCGCTGCCGACCTCGGCTTCAGCAAGGACCAGATCGAGTGGAAGACGGTGGACTCCGGCATCCGCGAGACCGCGATCTCCAAGGGTCAGGTCGACTACTTCGTCGGTACGTACACCATCAACGACGAGCGCAAGAAGCTCGTCGGGTTCGCGGGCCCGTACTACAAGGCCGGCGCGGACCTGCTCGTCCGCAAGGACGAGACGGGTATCACCGGACCCACCGCGCTGAAGGGCAAGAAGGTCTGCTCGATCAAGGGCTCGACGCCTCTTGAGGAGATCAAGAAGCCCAAGTACGGAGCCAAGACCACCGAGCTCGCCAAGTACTCCGACTGCGTCCAGGAACTGCTGACCAAGCAGGTCGACGCGGTCACCACCGACGACGCGATCCTCAAGGGGTACGCGGCGCAGAACCCGAAGAAGCTCAAGGTGATCGGCCAGCCGTTCACCCAGGAGCCCTACGGCGTCGGCCTGAGCAAGGGCGACAAGGCCCTCCGTGACTTCATCGACACGTCGATCGAGAACCACGTCAAGGACGGCACGTACAAGAAGATCTACGAGGCGACGCTCGGCCTGTCCGGCTCCGCCTACGTCGCACCGCCGGCCGTCGAGCGCTACTGA
- a CDS encoding amino acid ABC transporter ATP-binding protein: MSGVPVTKSAEDSVPVSDDLVVLSNVNKHFGALHVLQDIDLTIAGGEVVVVIGPSGSGKSTLCRTINRLETVDSGTITIDGKPLPQEGRELARLRADVGMVFQSFNLFAHKTVLQNVMLGQVKVRKTDKKAAEDKARALLDRVGVGTQADKYPSQLSGGQQQRVAIARALAMDPKVMLFDEPTSALDPEMINEVLEVMQQLARDGMTMVVVTHEMGFARSAANRVVFMADGKIVEEAVPDQFFSNPRSDRAKDFLSKILHH; encoded by the coding sequence ATGAGCGGAGTGCCAGTGACCAAGTCCGCCGAAGACTCTGTACCGGTGTCGGACGACCTGGTCGTACTGAGCAACGTCAATAAGCACTTCGGCGCGCTGCATGTGCTCCAGGACATCGACCTGACCATCGCCGGTGGCGAGGTCGTGGTCGTCATCGGACCCTCGGGGTCCGGCAAGTCCACACTGTGCCGCACCATCAACCGCCTGGAGACAGTGGACTCCGGCACGATCACCATTGACGGGAAGCCGCTGCCCCAGGAGGGCCGCGAGCTGGCCAGGCTCCGCGCCGACGTCGGCATGGTCTTCCAGTCGTTCAACCTCTTCGCACACAAGACGGTTCTGCAGAACGTGATGCTGGGCCAGGTCAAGGTGCGCAAGACCGACAAGAAAGCCGCCGAGGACAAGGCGCGTGCGCTGCTCGACCGGGTGGGTGTCGGCACACAGGCCGACAAGTACCCCTCGCAGCTCTCCGGCGGCCAGCAGCAACGCGTCGCGATCGCACGGGCGTTGGCGATGGACCCCAAGGTCATGCTCTTCGACGAGCCCACTTCGGCGCTCGACCCCGAGATGATCAACGAGGTCCTGGAGGTCATGCAGCAGCTGGCGCGTGACGGCATGACGATGGTGGTCGTCACGCACGAGATGGGCTTCGCGCGCTCCGCTGCCAACCGGGTCGTCTTCATGGCCGACGGAAAGATCGTCGAAGAGGCCGTCCCGGACCAGTTCTTCAGCAACCCCCGCAGTGACCGCGCCAAGGACTTCCTGTCGAAGATCCTGCACCACTGA
- a CDS encoding response regulator transcription factor, with protein sequence MRLLLVEDDNHVAAALSAVLARHGFKVVHARNGEEALRALLPAEQEPFGVILLDLGLPDLDGYEVCGKIRKRTATPVIMVTARADVRSRIHGLNLGADDYVVKPYDTGELLARIHAVSRRKTAGEDTGPIPAAALRVGPVEIQLPNRRVSVEGSEIQLTRKEFDLLALLAQRPGVVFRREQIISEVWQTSWEGTGRTLEVHVASLRSKLHLPALIETVRGVGYRLVVPASA encoded by the coding sequence ATGAGACTGCTGCTCGTCGAGGACGACAACCACGTGGCCGCCGCCCTGTCCGCCGTACTGGCCAGGCACGGCTTCAAGGTCGTGCACGCCCGTAACGGCGAAGAGGCGCTACGGGCCCTGCTGCCCGCGGAGCAGGAGCCCTTCGGTGTCATCCTGCTCGACCTCGGGTTGCCCGACCTGGACGGGTACGAGGTCTGCGGCAAGATCCGCAAGCGCACCGCGACCCCGGTGATCATGGTGACGGCCCGCGCCGACGTGCGCTCCCGGATCCACGGGCTGAACCTCGGCGCCGACGACTACGTCGTCAAGCCGTACGACACGGGAGAACTGCTCGCCCGTATCCACGCCGTCAGCAGGCGCAAGACCGCAGGTGAGGACACCGGGCCGATTCCGGCGGCAGCCCTGCGCGTCGGGCCCGTCGAGATCCAGCTGCCCAACCGCCGGGTCAGCGTCGAGGGCAGCGAGATCCAGCTGACCCGCAAGGAGTTCGATCTGCTCGCGCTGCTCGCCCAGCGGCCCGGTGTGGTCTTCCGCCGGGAACAGATCATCAGCGAGGTGTGGCAGACCAGTTGGGAAGGGACCGGCCGCACCCTTGAGGTGCACGTGGCCTCCCTGCGTTCCAAACTGCATCTGCCCGCGCTGATCGAGACCGTGCGCGGCGTCGGCTACCGCCTCGTCGTCCCGGCCTCGGCCTGA
- a CDS encoding sensor histidine kinase yields MRARLLPLLIVLMAGVLLALGFPLAVSVAAAEQQKVVVDRIDDTARIAEEAQFVTEIPASEQERHDTLQEELDRYRAVYGIQAGVFYRDRLAMASAPQSWSVPSVGDGRTAFEEALAGRRSRDPGQVWPWERGRLLVASPVVRNGDVIAVVVTDSPTGQMRSRIVRGWLVIAAGEAAAMLLAVGAAIRLTGWVLLPVRTLDAATHGIATGLMKSRVAPGGGPPELRRLARSFNEMADNVEDVLEQQRAFVADASHQLRNPLAALLLRIELLAFELPEGNEEIASVRTEGKRLGQVLDDLLDLALAEHTAAELRVTDIAGLAAERVASWRPVAESKGVRIAEQGAPAVTAWADPVALSSALDAVIDNALKFTPEGEEVKVTVASHGSSSRITVADGGPGLGPDELARIGDRFWRSNRHQNVKGSGLGLSISRALLTAGGGTISYEQNEPHGLRVTVTVPRMSPHP; encoded by the coding sequence GTGCGCGCCCGGCTGCTTCCGCTGCTCATCGTCCTCATGGCCGGTGTGCTGCTCGCGCTCGGATTCCCGCTCGCGGTGAGCGTGGCCGCCGCCGAGCAGCAGAAAGTGGTCGTCGACCGGATCGACGACACCGCACGCATAGCGGAGGAAGCCCAGTTCGTCACCGAGATACCGGCCAGCGAGCAGGAGCGGCACGACACCCTCCAGGAGGAACTCGACCGGTACCGGGCGGTGTACGGGATCCAGGCCGGCGTCTTCTACCGCGACCGCCTCGCCATGGCGTCGGCCCCGCAGTCCTGGTCCGTACCGTCCGTCGGCGACGGCCGAACCGCCTTCGAGGAGGCGCTCGCCGGGCGGCGCAGCCGCGACCCCGGCCAGGTCTGGCCCTGGGAGCGCGGACGGCTCCTGGTCGCTTCGCCCGTCGTGCGGAACGGCGATGTGATCGCCGTGGTGGTCACCGACTCGCCGACCGGCCAGATGCGTTCACGTATCGTGCGCGGCTGGCTCGTGATCGCGGCCGGTGAGGCAGCCGCGATGCTGCTCGCGGTGGGGGCCGCCATCCGGCTCACCGGGTGGGTGCTGCTCCCGGTGCGGACCCTGGACGCCGCCACGCACGGCATCGCGACCGGGCTGATGAAATCGCGAGTGGCACCCGGTGGCGGCCCGCCGGAACTCCGCCGCCTGGCACGCTCGTTCAACGAGATGGCGGACAACGTCGAGGACGTGCTGGAGCAACAGCGCGCCTTCGTCGCCGACGCCTCCCACCAACTGCGCAACCCCCTTGCCGCGCTGCTGCTGCGGATCGAACTGCTCGCCTTCGAACTTCCCGAGGGCAACGAGGAGATCGCCTCCGTGCGTACGGAGGGCAAGCGCCTCGGTCAGGTGCTCGACGACCTGCTCGACCTCGCCCTCGCCGAGCACACCGCTGCCGAGTTGCGGGTCACCGACATCGCCGGGCTGGCAGCCGAGCGGGTCGCCTCCTGGCGTCCGGTCGCCGAGAGCAAGGGCGTCCGGATCGCTGAACAGGGCGCCCCCGCCGTGACCGCCTGGGCCGATCCCGTCGCGCTCTCCAGCGCCCTCGACGCCGTGATCGACAACGCGCTCAAGTTCACGCCCGAGGGGGAGGAAGTGAAGGTCACGGTCGCCTCTCACGGCTCCTCCTCCCGGATCACCGTCGCGGACGGCGGACCCGGACTCGGCCCGGACGAACTCGCCCGGATCGGCGACCGGTTCTGGCGCAGCAACCGGCACCAGAACGTCAAGGGCTCGGGCCTGGGCCTGTCCATCTCACGGGCGTTGCTCACCGCGGGCGGGGGCACGATCTCGTACGAACAGAACGAGCCGCACGGACTGCGGGTGACCGTGACGGTCCCGCGGATGTCCCCGCACCCCTGA
- a CDS encoding TAXI family TRAP transporter solute-binding subunit, translated as MFKALSRISRRRALQGAAAVLVVSGLLMWWLLPIGPSSPRGSVTFSTGVRTGVYQLYGQLLKPTLAHDLPGVRIELQPSEGSQQNLARVATGKADFTIATADAIAKYVEDGKPGADRLRGCARLYDDYAQLVVDDGSTVQRTRDLRHKRVAVGQPGSGVRLIAERTLRAAGLDPQKDITPVPAGIDTSPGLLESGKIDAFFWSGGLPTDAVRDLAARHPIRLVPLDDLVTKLHAAGGTTRYYRSAVMPADAYRQARNGGPVSTIAVANVLVTTDREDAKLTEGFTRSVILSRDRIGRQVHAAQLVDVRTAIYTDPLKLHEGARRYYRSVKP; from the coding sequence ATGTTCAAGGCACTCTCCCGCATCAGCCGCCGCCGCGCCCTCCAGGGAGCAGCTGCCGTGCTGGTGGTCTCCGGACTGCTGATGTGGTGGCTGCTGCCCATCGGGCCGTCGTCCCCGCGGGGTTCCGTGACCTTCAGCACCGGGGTGCGGACCGGCGTCTACCAGCTCTACGGACAACTGCTCAAGCCCACGCTGGCGCACGATCTGCCCGGTGTCCGTATCGAACTGCAGCCGAGCGAGGGCTCGCAGCAGAACCTCGCCCGCGTGGCGACCGGGAAGGCGGACTTCACCATCGCCACTGCCGACGCGATCGCAAAGTACGTCGAGGACGGCAAGCCGGGTGCCGATCGACTGCGGGGCTGCGCGCGGCTCTACGACGACTACGCGCAACTCGTCGTGGACGACGGTTCCACCGTGCAGCGCACGCGCGACCTGCGCCACAAGCGGGTGGCCGTGGGGCAGCCCGGATCGGGCGTACGGCTGATAGCGGAGCGCACGCTACGGGCCGCCGGACTCGATCCGCAGAAGGACATCACACCGGTGCCCGCCGGCATCGACACCAGTCCCGGCCTGCTGGAATCCGGCAAGATCGACGCCTTCTTCTGGTCGGGCGGCCTGCCGACCGACGCGGTGCGCGACCTTGCCGCACGCCACCCGATCCGACTGGTTCCGCTCGACGACCTGGTGACGAAGCTGCACGCGGCCGGTGGCACCACGCGTTACTACCGCTCGGCCGTCATGCCCGCCGACGCCTACCGCCAGGCCCGCAACGGCGGTCCGGTTTCCACCATCGCGGTCGCGAACGTACTGGTCACCACGGACCGGGAGGACGCCAAGCTCACCGAGGGCTTCACCCGCAGCGTGATCCTCAGCCGCGACCGCATCGGACGCCAGGTGCACGCGGCCCAACTGGTGGACGTCCGGACCGCGATCTACACGGACCCGCTGAAACTGCACGAGGGTGCGCGCCGCTACTACCGGTCCGTCAAGCCTTGA
- a CDS encoding CBS domain-containing protein yields MMSTDVVRVQRGTFLKEIARLLAEHHISAVPVVDDEDRPVGVVSEADLLRKQLGLTALLPAFRQEDDHHQKTEATTAEGLMTSPAVVAHPDWTIVEAGWLMQARRVKRLPVVDGGGRLVGVISRSDLLHVFLRRDRAIQEEVLEGVLTRTLGLSPSAITVDVADGHVTLSGVVDRRSVIPTAVRLCRGVDGVVDVSERLTYDVDDSRATDDSRTPHERP; encoded by the coding sequence ATGATGTCGACGGATGTCGTGCGGGTGCAGCGTGGGACGTTCCTCAAGGAGATCGCCCGACTGCTCGCGGAGCACCACATCTCGGCCGTCCCGGTCGTGGACGACGAGGACCGTCCGGTCGGAGTCGTGTCGGAGGCCGATCTGCTCCGCAAGCAGCTGGGGCTGACCGCACTGCTGCCCGCGTTCCGGCAGGAGGACGATCACCACCAGAAGACCGAGGCGACCACGGCCGAGGGGCTGATGACCAGCCCGGCGGTGGTCGCGCACCCGGACTGGACGATCGTCGAGGCGGGCTGGCTGATGCAGGCCCGGAGGGTCAAGCGGCTGCCGGTGGTCGACGGTGGCGGGCGGCTGGTCGGAGTGATCAGCCGCAGCGATCTGCTGCACGTCTTCCTCCGTCGCGACCGCGCGATACAGGAGGAAGTACTCGAAGGCGTGCTGACCCGGACCCTGGGACTGTCCCCGTCGGCGATCACGGTCGATGTCGCCGACGGCCATGTCACGCTCAGCGGCGTCGTCGACCGCCGGAGCGTGATCCCGACGGCGGTCCGCCTCTGCCGCGGTGTCGACGGCGTGGTGGATGTCTCCGAGCGGCTGACGTACGACGTCGACGACAGCCGCGCGACCGACGACAGCCGGACCCCGCACGAACGCCCGTAG
- the miaB gene encoding tRNA (N6-isopentenyl adenosine(37)-C2)-methylthiotransferase MiaB: MTAQDALNRSYEIRTYGCQMNVHDSERLSGLLEDAGYVRAPKDADGDADVVVFNTCAVRENADNKLYGNLGRLAPMKTQRPGMQIAVGGCLAQKDRDTIVRRAPWVDVVFGTHNIGKLPVLLERARIQGEAQVEIAESLEAFPSTLPTRRESAYAAWVSISVGCNNTCTFCIVPALRGKEKDRRPGDILAEIEALVDEGVSEVTLLGQNVNAYGSDIGDREAFSKLLRACGKIEGLERVRFTSPHPRDFTDDVIAAMAETPNVMPQLHMPMQSGSDTVLKAMRRSYRQERFLGIIDKVRASIPHAAISTDIIVGFPGETEEDFQQTLHAVREARFAQAFTFQYSKRPGTPAATMDGQVPKEVVQERYMRLSALQEEISWAENKKQVGRTLDVMVAEGEGRKDGATHRLSGRAPDSRLVHFTKPDAEVRPGDVVTVEITYAAPHHLLAEGPTTTVRRTRSGDAWEKRTAAASAKPAGVMLGLPGIGAPAPQPAATGGCGCD, translated from the coding sequence ATGACCGCGCAGGACGCCCTGAACCGAAGTTACGAGATCCGCACCTACGGCTGCCAGATGAATGTCCACGACAGCGAACGGCTGTCAGGACTTCTGGAGGACGCCGGGTACGTCCGCGCGCCGAAGGACGCGGACGGGGACGCCGATGTCGTCGTCTTCAACACGTGCGCGGTGCGGGAGAACGCAGACAACAAGCTGTACGGCAACCTCGGCCGGCTCGCCCCGATGAAGACCCAGCGGCCCGGCATGCAGATCGCGGTCGGTGGCTGCCTGGCCCAGAAGGACCGGGACACCATCGTCCGGCGGGCACCCTGGGTCGACGTCGTCTTCGGTACGCACAACATCGGCAAGCTGCCGGTACTGCTGGAGCGGGCCCGGATCCAGGGCGAGGCCCAGGTCGAGATCGCCGAATCCCTGGAGGCCTTCCCGTCCACGCTGCCCACCCGTCGCGAGAGCGCGTACGCCGCGTGGGTGTCGATCTCCGTCGGGTGCAACAACACCTGCACCTTCTGCATCGTCCCCGCCCTGCGCGGCAAGGAGAAGGACCGCAGGCCCGGCGACATCCTCGCCGAGATCGAGGCACTGGTCGACGAGGGCGTCTCCGAGGTGACGCTGCTCGGACAGAACGTCAACGCCTACGGCTCGGACATCGGTGACCGCGAGGCGTTCTCCAAGCTGCTGCGCGCCTGCGGGAAGATCGAGGGCCTCGAACGGGTCCGCTTCACCTCGCCGCACCCGCGTGACTTCACGGACGACGTGATCGCGGCCATGGCCGAGACGCCGAACGTGATGCCGCAGCTCCACATGCCGATGCAGTCCGGCTCGGACACGGTCCTGAAGGCGATGCGCCGTTCCTACCGGCAGGAGCGCTTCCTCGGGATCATCGACAAGGTGCGTGCCTCGATTCCGCACGCCGCGATCTCCACCGACATCATCGTGGGCTTCCCCGGCGAGACCGAGGAGGACTTCCAGCAGACCCTGCACGCGGTCCGCGAGGCGCGCTTCGCGCAGGCCTTCACCTTCCAGTACTCCAAGCGTCCGGGCACCCCGGCCGCCACCATGGACGGCCAGGTCCCCAAGGAGGTCGTGCAGGAGCGCTACATGCGGCTGTCGGCCCTCCAGGAGGAGATCTCCTGGGCGGAGAACAAGAAGCAGGTCGGCCGCACGCTGGACGTCATGGTCGCCGAGGGCGAAGGGCGCAAGGACGGCGCGACGCACCGGCTGTCCGGACGGGCGCCCGACAGCCGACTGGTCCACTTCACCAAGCCGGACGCCGAGGTGCGGCCCGGTGACGTGGTGACGGTGGAGATCACGTACGCGGCCCCGCACCATCTGCTGGCCGAAGGGCCGACCACGACGGTGCGGCGCACCCGCTCCGGGGACGCCTGGGAGAAGCGGACCGCCGCCGCGTCGGCGAAGCCCGCGGGTGTGATGCTCGGGCTGCCCGGCATCGGCGCACCGGCACCGCAGCCGGCCGCGACCGGGGGCTGTGGCTGCGACTGA
- a CDS encoding class III extradiol dioxygenase subunit B-like domain-containing protein: protein MLVAAAVCPCPPLLVPEVAAGAAPELDGARAACLDAVRRLAAARPDLLIAVGPTDDPGQGPYPQGATGSFRGFGVDLGVRLGASDTEPGQELPPSLSVAAWLLARAEWTAAPVEALGVTETLATDRCLAAGRQLAARAERVALLVMGDGSACRTLKAPGYLDDRATGFDADTARALGAADTAALKTLDATLAYELKAAGRAPWQVLAGAAEGTEPGGQLLYDDAPYGVGYSVAAWA, encoded by the coding sequence ATGCTCGTAGCCGCCGCTGTCTGTCCCTGCCCACCGCTGCTCGTGCCCGAGGTGGCCGCCGGTGCGGCGCCCGAGCTCGACGGCGCGCGGGCCGCCTGCCTCGACGCGGTCCGGAGGCTCGCCGCGGCCCGGCCCGACCTGCTGATCGCCGTGGGCCCCACCGACGACCCCGGTCAGGGGCCCTATCCGCAGGGGGCCACCGGCTCCTTCAGAGGCTTCGGCGTGGACCTGGGAGTACGGCTGGGGGCCTCGGACACCGAGCCCGGACAGGAGCTTCCGCCGTCGTTGTCCGTGGCCGCGTGGCTGCTCGCCCGTGCCGAGTGGACGGCGGCGCCGGTGGAGGCGCTGGGCGTGACCGAAACACTCGCGACCGACCGTTGTCTGGCCGCCGGCCGGCAGCTCGCCGCTCGCGCCGAACGGGTCGCGCTCCTGGTGATGGGTGACGGCAGTGCCTGCCGCACACTGAAGGCCCCCGGCTACCTCGACGACCGCGCCACCGGGTTCGACGCGGACACCGCGCGGGCGCTGGGCGCGGCGGACACGGCCGCGCTGAAGACGCTGGACGCCACTCTCGCGTACGAGCTGAAGGCCGCGGGCCGCGCCCCCTGGCAGGTACTGGCAGGCGCCGCCGAGGGCACGGAACCGGGTGGACAACTGCTGTACGACGACGCCCCCTACGGCGTCGGGTACTCCGTCGCCGCCTGGGCCTAG
- a CDS encoding antitoxin — translation MGFLDNLKAKLAPAKDKVSDLAQQHGDKIGQGLDKAAQTVDSKTKGKYSDKIESGTGKAKEALDRLSHKDDGGPTPPPAS, via the coding sequence ATGGGATTCCTGGACAACCTGAAAGCCAAACTCGCGCCCGCCAAGGACAAGGTCTCGGACCTCGCGCAGCAGCACGGGGACAAGATCGGGCAGGGGCTGGACAAGGCCGCTCAGACGGTCGACTCCAAGACCAAGGGCAAGTACAGCGACAAGATCGAGTCGGGCACGGGCAAGGCCAAGGAGGCCCTGGACCGCCTCTCGCACAAGGACGACGGCGGCCCCACGCCGCCTCCTGCCTCCTGA
- the miaA gene encoding tRNA (adenosine(37)-N6)-dimethylallyltransferase MiaA, with amino-acid sequence MRSAAPAARVIAVVGPTAAGKSDLGVFLARHFDGEVVNADSMQLYRGMDIGTAKLTLEERGGVPHHLLDIWSVTEAASVAEYQRLARAEIDRLLAAGRTPVLVGGSGLYVRGAIDALEFPGTDPDVRARLEAELEQHGPGALHVRLAAADPEAAVAILPSNGRRIVRALEVIEITGKPFTANLPGPDPVYDTVQIGVDVARPELDERIALRVDRMWEAGLVDEVRTLEAQGLRTGRTASRALGYQQVLAALAGECTEEEARTETVRATKRFARRQDSWFRRDPRVQWLSGAAADRSELPRRALALVERAVTA; translated from the coding sequence GTGAGAAGTGCAGCTCCCGCAGCGCGGGTCATCGCCGTCGTCGGTCCCACCGCGGCCGGAAAGTCCGACCTGGGCGTCTTTCTCGCCCGGCATTTCGACGGCGAGGTCGTCAACGCCGACTCCATGCAGCTCTACCGGGGGATGGATATCGGGACAGCCAAACTGACGCTGGAAGAGCGCGGCGGCGTCCCGCACCACCTCCTCGACATCTGGAGCGTGACCGAGGCGGCCAGCGTCGCCGAGTACCAGCGGCTGGCCCGCGCGGAGATCGACCGGCTCCTCGCCGCGGGCCGCACCCCGGTTCTGGTGGGTGGCTCCGGGCTGTATGTCCGAGGGGCCATCGACGCCCTGGAGTTCCCCGGCACCGACCCGGACGTACGGGCGCGGCTGGAGGCGGAACTGGAGCAGCACGGACCTGGCGCGCTGCACGTCCGGCTGGCCGCCGCCGACCCGGAGGCCGCCGTGGCGATCCTGCCGAGCAACGGCCGCCGTATCGTCCGGGCGCTGGAAGTGATCGAGATCACCGGCAAGCCCTTCACCGCCAACCTTCCCGGACCCGATCCGGTCTACGACACCGTGCAGATCGGCGTCGATGTCGCCCGTCCGGAGCTGGACGAGCGCATCGCCCTGCGCGTCGACCGGATGTGGGAGGCCGGGCTGGTGGACGAGGTGCGCACGCTGGAGGCTCAGGGCCTCCGTACGGGGCGTACGGCGTCGCGCGCGCTCGGGTACCAGCAGGTGCTCGCGGCCCTCGCGGGGGAGTGCACCGAGGAGGAAGCGCGCACCGAGACCGTACGCGCCACCAAGCGCTTCGCGCGCCGTCAGGATTCATGGTTCCGCCGTGATCCACGGGTGCAGTGGCTCAGCGGGGCCGCCGCGGACCGCTCGGAACTTCCGCGGCGCGCCCTGGCGTTGGTCGAACGGGCGGTCACAGCCTGA